A window from Chitinophaga filiformis encodes these proteins:
- a CDS encoding helix-turn-helix transcriptional regulator, giving the protein MPKNKDAVSRYRWIDERLRNKRLRKPTLEDLIEFVSAKMGATISVRTIQKDIQDMRHDPELNYQAPILYDRSTGTYRYEDETYSINSLPIDEADLQGLEIAIGILEQFRSLPVIVQFEDAILKIAASLKKNREVLEHKGLIKFARATQYKGAAHIPFIVDAIKGREVIRIAYQSFDRNEPKEHWVEPYHLREYQYRFYLIGKSQKAKGGTLLTFALDRIVDIWPTSKTFDEKNFDDASYYQHAIGVTVPQGAPEKVLLSFTPLQGKYIKSQPIHPSQQIEKDNDKECRISLNVVINHELQMLLLSYGANVKILQPAHLAEKMAAEAKAMLQKYSS; this is encoded by the coding sequence ATGCCTAAAAACAAGGATGCTGTTTCGCGTTATCGCTGGATAGACGAGCGTTTACGCAACAAGCGTTTGAGAAAACCCACCCTGGAAGATCTTATTGAATTTGTATCCGCGAAAATGGGTGCTACCATTTCCGTACGTACTATCCAGAAAGATATCCAGGATATGCGTCATGACCCCGAATTGAATTACCAGGCTCCCATCCTGTACGATCGCAGTACAGGTACCTATCGTTATGAAGATGAAACATATTCCATCAATAGCCTGCCGATAGATGAAGCTGACCTCCAGGGACTTGAGATTGCCATCGGGATACTGGAACAATTCCGTAGCCTGCCTGTTATTGTACAATTTGAGGACGCTATTCTGAAAATAGCCGCCAGCCTGAAAAAGAACAGGGAGGTACTGGAACACAAAGGACTGATCAAATTTGCCCGCGCCACACAATACAAGGGCGCAGCTCATATCCCCTTCATAGTAGATGCCATCAAAGGCAGGGAGGTTATACGTATTGCGTACCAGAGCTTTGACAGGAATGAGCCTAAGGAACACTGGGTAGAGCCTTATCATCTGCGTGAATACCAATACCGCTTTTACCTGATCGGTAAAAGTCAGAAAGCCAAGGGCGGCACTTTACTTACTTTTGCATTGGACAGGATAGTGGATATCTGGCCTACCAGCAAAACATTCGATGAGAAGAACTTCGATGATGCCAGTTACTATCAGCATGCCATCGGCGTAACAGTACCACAGGGCGCTCCTGAAAAAGTGCTACTATCCTTTACACCGCTTCAGGGGAAATACATCAAGTCGCAGCCTATTCATCCTTCTCAGCAGATCGAAAAGGACAACGACAAAGAATGCCGGATCTCACTCAATGTGGTGATCAATCATGAATTACAGATGCTGCTGCTTAGTTATGGGGCCAATGTAAAAATATTACAACCCGCACACCTGGCAGAAAAGATGGCAGCAGAAGCCAAAGCAATGCTGCAGAAATATTCATCATAA
- the upp gene encoding uracil phosphoribosyltransferase → MIVNLSSTNSLVGNWLSEIRSMEVQTDRMRFRRNMERLGEIAAYEISKTLEYEEKEVQTPLGIANCRVLKQQPVLATILRAGLALHQGLLHYFDKADHAFISAYRKHKHDGTFDINLEYVSSPSIDGQVVILSDPMLATGASLVKTIEHLQSLGKPKHIHLVVAIACTVGIEYVQRHADSNLSIWAGDIDDELTAKGYIVPGLGDAGDLAFGNKLQQ, encoded by the coding sequence ATGATAGTGAATCTAAGTAGCACCAATTCGTTAGTGGGAAACTGGTTAAGTGAGATCAGAAGCATGGAAGTACAGACAGACCGCATGCGCTTCCGGCGCAATATGGAAAGACTCGGAGAAATAGCAGCCTACGAGATCAGTAAAACATTGGAATACGAAGAGAAGGAGGTCCAGACACCACTAGGCATTGCCAATTGCCGGGTGTTGAAACAACAACCCGTTCTGGCCACTATCCTGAGGGCAGGCTTAGCACTCCATCAGGGTCTGCTCCACTACTTTGATAAAGCTGATCATGCCTTTATATCCGCCTACCGTAAGCATAAACACGACGGCACCTTCGATATCAACCTGGAATACGTGTCCAGCCCTTCCATTGACGGCCAGGTAGTTATACTATCAGACCCCATGCTGGCAACGGGCGCGTCCCTGGTGAAAACCATCGAACACCTGCAAAGCCTGGGTAAACCCAAACATATCCACCTTGTCGTAGCCATTGCCTGTACCGTGGGAATAGAATATGTTCAGAGACATGCCGACAGTAACCTCAGCATCTGGGCCGGAGATATTGATGATGAACTGACAGCCAAAGGGTATATTGTACCGGGACTGGGAGATGCCGGTGACCTCGCATTTGGAAATAAGCTGCAGCAATAG
- a CDS encoding YfbK domain-containing protein: MQRHLFLLLPALTILGISGISTPGRAQSQHKIEGIVTDHHTRTPLAGAIVQVVAPAINKTKITTNKKGQFSIAFDGKQATIYVSLTGYKTDTLLIPFNQTTLNIRLKPVPATVNDIRIKNVKQRMVMDQAPMPVANEVMVAEQGAPSPKIMIRGMATQGIYGSRAPIGYPDHQTEDYSPVNENVFHAVTDQPLSTFSIDVDRASYSNIRRFLNNGDMPPADAVRVEEMINYFDYKYANPTGNAPVAIHTDMAVCPWNTDHQLVRIAIKGKDVAKDNLPASNLVFLIDVSGSMSGPQRLPLVKQAFKALTAQLRPVDKVAIVVYAGAAGLVLPSTSGENKTAILDALDKLEAGGSTAGGEGILLAYKTAAENLLQNGNNRVIIATDGDFNVGPSSDGELQRIIEREREKGIFLSVLGFGMGNYKDNKLEILADKGNGNYAYIDNFEEARRTFVTEFGGTLFTIAKDVKLQIEFNPKYVQSYRLVGYENRMLQNEDFNNDKKDAGDMGAGHTVTALYEIVPSGKGNDQPLAVDPLKYQLAKQPVGNSQEVLTVKLRYKEPKASTSQLITQVLPWKSQDITSAPEDFRMATAVADFGLLLRNSEYKGNATWDQVLKLAGNARGTDEEGYRAEFIQLVKKAQLISNNHGTK, from the coding sequence ATGCAAAGACATCTGTTCCTCCTGCTGCCAGCGCTGACCATCCTCGGTATATCAGGCATATCTACTCCCGGCCGGGCACAATCCCAACATAAAATAGAGGGGATTGTTACTGATCACCATACCAGGACGCCACTGGCAGGCGCTATAGTGCAGGTGGTAGCTCCTGCTATTAACAAGACGAAGATCACTACCAATAAAAAAGGCCAGTTCAGTATTGCCTTCGACGGAAAGCAGGCCACCATATATGTGTCTTTAACAGGTTACAAGACAGATACATTGCTGATCCCTTTTAACCAGACTACACTCAATATCCGCTTAAAACCGGTGCCTGCCACTGTGAATGATATCAGGATCAAAAATGTCAAACAACGAATGGTTATGGACCAGGCGCCAATGCCGGTAGCGAATGAAGTAATGGTAGCAGAGCAAGGAGCGCCGAGCCCAAAAATCATGATCCGTGGTATGGCCACTCAGGGCATTTACGGTTCAAGGGCGCCAATAGGGTATCCCGATCATCAAACAGAAGATTACAGTCCTGTCAATGAGAATGTGTTCCATGCTGTTACAGACCAACCGCTTAGTACTTTCTCTATTGATGTGGATCGTGCCTCCTATTCCAATATCAGGCGCTTCCTGAACAATGGCGACATGCCTCCGGCTGATGCAGTAAGAGTGGAAGAAATGATCAACTATTTTGATTACAAATACGCTAATCCGACCGGCAATGCGCCTGTGGCCATCCACACAGATATGGCCGTTTGCCCGTGGAATACTGATCACCAGTTAGTACGTATCGCAATAAAGGGCAAGGACGTGGCAAAGGACAATCTACCTGCTTCCAATCTCGTTTTCCTGATCGACGTATCCGGCTCCATGTCCGGCCCGCAAAGGCTACCGCTGGTAAAACAGGCCTTCAAAGCGCTGACTGCTCAGCTAAGACCAGTTGACAAAGTAGCGATAGTAGTGTATGCCGGTGCTGCGGGACTGGTATTGCCTTCCACTTCAGGCGAAAATAAAACTGCTATTCTGGACGCGCTCGACAAACTGGAGGCCGGCGGCTCTACTGCCGGTGGAGAGGGCATCCTGCTCGCATATAAAACAGCCGCAGAGAACCTGTTGCAGAATGGCAATAACCGTGTGATCATTGCTACTGATGGCGATTTCAACGTAGGCCCTTCCAGCGATGGAGAACTGCAACGTATTATTGAACGGGAACGTGAAAAAGGCATTTTCCTCTCTGTGCTGGGCTTTGGTATGGGCAACTACAAGGACAATAAACTGGAAATACTGGCCGACAAGGGCAATGGCAACTATGCATACATTGACAACTTCGAAGAGGCACGCCGTACATTCGTTACCGAATTTGGCGGAACGCTGTTCACCATCGCAAAGGATGTAAAGCTGCAGATAGAATTTAATCCTAAATACGTACAATCGTACAGGCTGGTAGGTTACGAAAACAGGATGTTGCAGAATGAAGATTTTAACAACGATAAGAAAGACGCAGGAGATATGGGAGCAGGACATACCGTAACGGCCCTGTATGAGATCGTACCCTCAGGGAAAGGAAATGACCAGCCACTGGCGGTAGATCCGCTGAAATACCAGCTGGCAAAACAACCTGTTGGCAACAGTCAGGAAGTGCTCACTGTAAAACTACGCTATAAGGAGCCAAAAGCCAGTACCAGTCAGCTCATCACGCAGGTATTACCATGGAAAAGCCAGGATATCACATCAGCTCCGGAAGATTTCCGTATGGCCACTGCTGTTGCAGACTTCGGACTACTGCTGCGCAATTCCGAATATAAGGGAAATGCCACCTGGGACCAGGTGCTGAAACTGGCTGGAAACGCCCGTGGTACGGACGAAGAAGGATACCGTGCAGAATTCATTCAATTGGTTAAAAAAGCACAGTTAATCAGTAACAATCATGGCACAAAATAG
- a CDS encoding peroxiredoxin, translating into MGLRLGDIAPNFQAKTSQGDIDFYEYLGDGWGVLFSHPADFTPVCTTELGRTAQLKEEFAKRNVKVLALSVDPLDKHQNWISDINETQNTNVDFPIIADQDRKVSDLYDMIHPNASETATVRSLFIIGPDKKVKLMITYPASTGRNFVEVLRVIDSLQLTAKYSVATPADWKDGEDVIVTMAVPTEDIPARFPKGHKIIKPYLRTTPQPNK; encoded by the coding sequence ATGGGCTTAAGATTAGGAGATATAGCACCGAACTTTCAGGCAAAGACATCACAGGGAGACATTGATTTTTATGAGTACCTGGGCGATGGCTGGGGAGTTCTTTTTTCACATCCGGCAGACTTTACGCCGGTATGTACTACCGAATTAGGTAGAACAGCGCAGTTAAAAGAAGAATTTGCAAAACGTAACGTTAAAGTATTGGCTTTGAGTGTGGATCCGCTGGATAAACACCAAAACTGGATCAGCGATATAAACGAAACACAGAACACTAATGTAGATTTCCCTATTATTGCTGATCAGGACAGAAAAGTTTCCGATCTTTACGATATGATCCATCCGAATGCATCAGAGACCGCTACAGTAAGGTCACTGTTCATCATCGGACCAGATAAGAAAGTGAAACTGATGATCACTTATCCAGCCTCTACAGGCAGGAACTTCGTAGAAGTACTGCGTGTAATTGATTCCCTGCAGCTGACAGCAAAATACAGCGTTGCTACACCAGCTGACTGGAAGGATGGAGAAGATGTAATTGTGACAATGGCGGTACCAACCGAGGATATTCCTGCGCGTTTCCCGAAAGGTCACAAGATCATCAAGCCTTACTTAAGAACAACACCTCAGCCGAACAAATAA
- a CDS encoding RluA family pseudouridine synthase gives MRINDIIIKETADFVILNKPAGMLTIPDRHDNQLQSIQGLLKKHYGEIFTVHRLDKDTSGLILFAKNEAAHKYYSQLFESRNVKKFYQGLVNGQLIPPAGSVDEPIMEHPVVKGKMVTNRKGKNALTDYEVLESFGLYSLVKLQIHTGRTHQIRVHMKHLGHPIAVDELYGTDTPIFLSAIKKNYKLGKRTEEERPLLNRLALHAWQLHFKDQQGEEQIVEAPLPKDIQAVVTQLRKNSGQSSALVL, from the coding sequence ATGCGTATTAACGATATCATCATAAAAGAAACAGCTGATTTTGTTATCCTGAACAAACCGGCAGGCATGCTCACCATACCGGACCGGCACGATAACCAGCTGCAATCCATCCAGGGACTGCTGAAGAAGCACTACGGCGAAATATTCACTGTACACCGCCTGGATAAGGACACCAGCGGGCTTATCCTGTTTGCGAAAAATGAGGCGGCACATAAGTATTATTCGCAGTTGTTCGAAAGCCGTAATGTGAAGAAATTCTACCAGGGCCTGGTAAACGGACAGCTGATCCCTCCTGCCGGCAGCGTGGACGAGCCTATTATGGAACATCCCGTTGTAAAAGGTAAAATGGTGACAAACAGGAAGGGTAAAAATGCCCTGACAGATTATGAGGTATTGGAAAGCTTCGGACTGTATAGCCTGGTGAAACTCCAGATCCATACCGGCCGTACCCACCAGATCCGTGTGCATATGAAGCACCTGGGACATCCCATCGCAGTAGATGAACTGTATGGCACTGATACCCCCATATTCCTGTCTGCCATTAAAAAGAACTATAAACTGGGCAAGAGAACGGAAGAGGAGCGGCCACTGCTGAACAGGCTGGCATTACATGCATGGCAGCTGCATTTTAAGGACCAGCAGGGAGAAGAGCAGATCGTTGAAGCGCCTTTGCCGAAAGACATCCAGGCAGTGGTGACGCAGTTGCGGAAGAATAGTGGCCAGAGTTCAGCGTTGGTATTATAA
- a CDS encoding pseudouridine synthase, which translates to MRKNTPAKKGFSPFKENKNSSSNKSTTRFGASDRKRGSDDNTRPGRGDGQKSERPFQSDRKRNNDENGRPAKRTEGKPERSFPSSRKPKDDGNFRPGRAVEGKPERSRNTDASEIPGTKRSERDKTTRRPRIEPVRKTANGRTPFKPRPQGDDSAFHGPSERKSGKRGSSREERPTPSGFNRKKYFDSANERFAEKQDRKSAARKARHSEDSAPFSKKQSKKEENSNNAGEMPLNKYIAHSGLCSRRKAVDFVKEGKVTVNGKLVTEPAFKVTAKDDVAISNKRISIQKNLVYILLNKPKGYITTTDDPEGRKTVMELIEDAVTDEQRVYPVGRLDRNTSGLLLLTNDGELAQKLAHPKHNIKKIYHVGLNKPLTKADFDKILHGVTLEDGVAHVDALGYVEAGDKTQIGIEIHSGKNRIVRRIFEHLEYEVEKLDRVTYAGLTKKNINRGKWRFLTEKEIILLKHFK; encoded by the coding sequence ATGAGAAAAAATACACCTGCTAAGAAAGGATTTTCCCCTTTCAAGGAAAATAAGAACAGCAGTTCCAATAAATCTACCACGCGTTTTGGCGCTTCAGACCGTAAGCGGGGTAGTGATGACAATACCCGTCCTGGTCGCGGTGATGGCCAGAAATCAGAACGCCCTTTCCAGTCCGACCGTAAACGTAATAACGACGAAAACGGCCGTCCTGCAAAAAGAACGGAAGGCAAGCCCGAACGCTCTTTTCCGTCCAGTCGTAAGCCGAAAGATGATGGCAACTTCCGTCCCGGCAGAGCGGTAGAAGGCAAGCCTGAACGTAGCCGTAACACCGATGCATCCGAAATTCCGGGCACTAAACGCTCAGAAAGAGATAAAACAACACGCAGGCCGCGTATAGAGCCTGTCCGCAAGACCGCCAATGGCAGAACCCCGTTCAAACCCCGTCCTCAGGGCGATGACAGTGCCTTTCACGGCCCCTCAGAACGTAAGTCAGGCAAACGTGGCAGCTCACGCGAGGAACGCCCGACCCCCAGCGGCTTTAACCGTAAAAAATATTTTGATTCTGCCAATGAACGGTTTGCTGAAAAACAGGACCGTAAATCTGCAGCGAGAAAAGCCCGTCACAGCGAAGACAGCGCCCCGTTCAGCAAAAAACAGTCTAAAAAAGAAGAAAACAGCAATAATGCCGGCGAAATGCCGCTGAACAAATACATCGCACACTCGGGGCTCTGCTCCCGCAGGAAAGCGGTGGACTTCGTGAAAGAAGGGAAAGTGACAGTGAATGGCAAACTGGTAACAGAGCCCGCCTTCAAGGTAACTGCCAAAGACGATGTGGCGATCAGTAATAAGCGCATCTCCATCCAGAAAAACCTGGTATATATCCTGCTCAACAAACCTAAAGGATACATTACTACTACCGACGATCCCGAAGGCCGTAAAACGGTGATGGAGCTGATCGAAGATGCTGTGACAGACGAGCAGCGTGTGTACCCTGTAGGTCGCCTGGACCGCAATACCTCAGGCCTGCTGCTGCTGACCAATGATGGCGAGCTGGCTCAGAAACTGGCGCACCCCAAGCATAATATCAAGAAGATATACCACGTAGGACTGAACAAACCCCTGACCAAGGCGGATTTCGATAAGATCCTGCACGGTGTAACACTGGAAGATGGCGTTGCACATGTGGATGCCCTGGGTTATGTGGAAGCAGGTGATAAAACCCAGATCGGTATTGAGATCCATAGCGGTAAGAACCGCATTGTACGCCGCATCTTCGAACATCTTGAGTATGAGGTGGAAAAGCTGGACCGCGTTACCTATGCCGGTCTAACCAAGAAGAATATCAATCGCGGCAAATGGCGTTTCCTGACTGAAAAAGAAATCATATTGCTGAAGCACTTTAAGTAA
- the ade gene encoding adenine deaminase produces MTNSFRISGNLIDILQQKIYPATVTVENGIISRITEDATTYEQYLLPGFIDAHVHVESSMLTPSQFARLAVVHGTVATVSDPHEIANVLGVKGVEYMQENGKTVPFKFCFGAPSCVPATIFETAGAEVTVADLEALLQQPEVLYLTEMMNFPGVLYEQPDVMAKIAAAKRIGKPVDGHAPGLRGEDAKKYIAAGISTDHECFTAEEALDKLHYGMHILIREGSAARNFDALIHLLNDYPEKIMFCSDDKHPDNLVEGHINVLVKRALALKIDLFKVLRAACVNPVLHYKIPSGLLRVGDPADFIVADNLDNFNIVATYINGIAVAQHGETRIPSVIAPVINNFECTPKSGSDFRITASGITANVKVIEALGGQLITNSFTETLPVVDGQLFSSTEKDILKLAVVNRYSPAPVALGFIRNFGFQQGAIASSVAHDSHNIIAAGVDDESIAQAVNAVIAHKGGVSVVSNNEVSVLPLPVAGLMSNLDGYEVAARYSELDKAAKGLGSKLDAPFMTLSFMALLVIPHLKLSDKGLFDGDSFSFTAAVL; encoded by the coding sequence ATGACAAACTCATTCCGGATCTCCGGCAACCTGATAGACATCCTGCAGCAGAAGATATATCCTGCCACCGTTACCGTTGAAAACGGCATTATAAGCCGTATTACGGAAGATGCGACCACATATGAGCAATACCTCCTGCCGGGATTTATTGACGCCCATGTGCATGTGGAAAGCTCTATGCTGACGCCTTCACAATTTGCCCGGCTGGCGGTGGTACATGGTACAGTTGCTACCGTATCCGATCCCCACGAAATTGCGAACGTACTGGGTGTGAAAGGTGTGGAATATATGCAGGAAAATGGTAAGACTGTTCCTTTTAAATTCTGCTTTGGCGCTCCTTCCTGCGTACCGGCCACTATCTTTGAAACTGCCGGTGCCGAGGTAACAGTTGCTGATTTGGAAGCCCTGTTGCAGCAACCGGAGGTATTATACCTTACGGAGATGATGAACTTTCCAGGTGTATTATATGAGCAGCCGGATGTAATGGCTAAAATAGCTGCGGCAAAACGTATAGGCAAGCCGGTAGATGGACATGCACCAGGCCTCCGTGGCGAAGATGCGAAGAAATACATTGCTGCAGGTATCAGTACCGATCATGAGTGTTTTACCGCCGAAGAAGCGCTCGATAAGCTACATTACGGCATGCATATCCTCATCCGGGAAGGAAGCGCTGCACGTAACTTTGATGCGCTCATCCACCTGCTCAATGATTATCCGGAGAAGATCATGTTCTGCAGCGATGATAAACATCCTGACAACCTGGTGGAAGGCCATATCAATGTATTAGTGAAAAGAGCGCTGGCTCTGAAGATCGATCTCTTCAAGGTGTTACGCGCAGCCTGCGTGAATCCTGTTCTTCATTACAAGATCCCCTCCGGATTACTGCGTGTAGGCGATCCTGCAGATTTTATAGTGGCAGATAATCTCGACAATTTTAATATCGTAGCTACCTATATCAATGGCATAGCTGTAGCACAACACGGTGAAACCCGCATCCCCTCTGTCATTGCTCCTGTTATTAATAACTTTGAATGCACGCCTAAATCCGGCAGCGACTTTCGCATTACTGCCAGCGGTATTACAGCGAATGTAAAAGTCATTGAAGCACTGGGCGGTCAGCTGATCACGAACAGTTTCACGGAAACATTGCCTGTTGTGGATGGACAACTATTTTCCTCTACAGAAAAAGATATCCTGAAACTGGCTGTTGTAAACAGGTATAGTCCTGCTCCTGTCGCGCTGGGCTTCATCAGGAACTTCGGCTTCCAGCAGGGCGCTATTGCTTCATCTGTGGCGCATGACAGTCACAATATCATTGCTGCAGGTGTAGACGATGAAAGCATCGCACAGGCGGTAAATGCAGTAATAGCACATAAAGGAGGCGTGAGTGTAGTAAGCAATAACGAAGTATCAGTACTGCCGCTGCCTGTTGCAGGCTTGATGAGTAATCTTGATGGCTATGAAGTTGCTGCACGATACAGTGAGCTTGATAAAGCAGCAAAAGGGCTGGGAAGTAAACTGGATGCGCCTTTTATGACGTTGTCGTTTATGGCCTTGCTGGTGATCCCTCACCTGAAGCTGAGTGATAAAGGATTGTTTGATGGAGATTCCTTCAGCTTCACAGCGGCTGTATTGTAA
- the rlmN gene encoding 23S rRNA (adenine(2503)-C(2))-methyltransferase RlmN, translated as MKSGKTNIRHLSLPELQEYFGSIEEKPFRAKQVYEWLWLKHAGSFDAMTNISKDLRNKLEEHFSLPAIKVDTTQHSSDGTIKSRFRLHDGHLVEGVLIPTDTRQTACVSSQVGCSLSCKFCATGYMDRKRNLDYDEIYDEVALLNQQAMEAYGKKLSNIVYMGMGEPLLNYKNVLQSIERITSPDGLGMSPRRITVSTAGVAKMIRQLGDDKVKFNLALSLHAANDEKRSQIMPINDTNNLKVLIEALNYFYKATQNQISFEYILFKDFNDSFRDADELIRIYRQVPADLVNIIEYNPISNARFMKPDEDVAEAFMEYLTKHKVNARLRRSRGKDIDAACGQLANKG; from the coding sequence ATGAAATCGGGCAAAACAAATATCCGGCACCTCAGCTTGCCGGAATTACAGGAATACTTTGGGTCAATTGAGGAAAAACCCTTCCGCGCCAAACAGGTGTATGAGTGGTTGTGGCTGAAACACGCCGGCAGCTTTGATGCTATGACCAACATTTCCAAGGACTTACGCAACAAATTGGAAGAACACTTCTCACTTCCCGCTATTAAGGTGGATACTACCCAGCACAGCAGTGACGGCACCATTAAGAGCCGCTTCCGCCTGCATGACGGGCACCTTGTAGAGGGCGTGCTGATCCCTACGGATACCAGGCAGACAGCCTGCGTTTCTTCTCAGGTAGGCTGCAGCCTGAGCTGCAAATTCTGCGCTACCGGTTATATGGACCGTAAGCGTAACCTCGACTATGACGAGATTTATGATGAAGTGGCCCTGCTGAACCAGCAGGCAATGGAAGCTTACGGCAAGAAACTTAGTAATATCGTATACATGGGAATGGGCGAGCCCCTTCTGAATTACAAGAATGTATTACAGTCCATTGAACGCATTACTTCTCCCGACGGATTGGGCATGTCCCCGAGACGTATCACGGTATCTACCGCAGGTGTGGCCAAAATGATCCGCCAACTTGGAGATGATAAGGTGAAATTCAACCTGGCCTTGTCCCTGCACGCTGCCAACGACGAGAAACGCAGCCAGATCATGCCGATCAACGATACCAATAACCTGAAGGTACTGATCGAGGCACTGAACTACTTCTATAAAGCTACACAGAACCAGATATCATTTGAATACATCCTTTTTAAGGATTTTAATGACTCCTTCAGGGATGCTGATGAGCTGATCCGTATATACCGCCAGGTACCCGCAGACCTGGTCAACATTATTGAATATAATCCGATCTCCAACGCCCGCTTCATGAAGCCGGATGAGGACGTTGCCGAGGCGTTCATGGAATACCTGACTAAACATAAGGTAAATGCACGCCTGAGGCGCAGCCGCGGTAAAGACATTGACGCCGCCTGCGGACAATTGGCCAATAAAGGTTGA
- a CDS encoding anhydro-N-acetylmuramic acid kinase, which translates to MVYNVIGVTSGTSLAGLDLVFAALTEVRGKWTYEIKAAERLAYTPEWEEKLGGAANLPARDYLLLNSEYGHYIGHAVNQFISQHQLDHQVHFIAAHGHTIFHVPAQKMTAQLGDGAAIAVVTGLPVINDLRAMDIALGGKGAPILPVAEQLLFPDHRYRINLGENATMAVQKEGQLLAFDICPCNYVLDTLAETLGRSYDDEGKLAAGGVTDQPLLHALNELAFYNENYPRTLASKFGTGVVMPIIQQHQLSTQGKLNTYTHHIAAQIEKVIKDFQSQAGEEVSNSLLLTGGGTANIYLVKAIGEALQPLNITVTVQQEPFRNALMIALLGALRWRQEPNALAAVTGAERDSVGGALWAV; encoded by the coding sequence ATGGTTTATAATGTAATAGGCGTAACGTCAGGCACTTCGCTGGCAGGATTGGACCTTGTTTTCGCAGCTCTGACCGAAGTAAGAGGTAAATGGACGTATGAAATAAAGGCGGCGGAGCGCCTGGCATATACTCCTGAATGGGAGGAAAAACTGGGAGGGGCGGCAAATCTGCCCGCCAGGGATTACCTGTTGCTGAACAGTGAATATGGTCATTATATCGGGCATGCAGTAAACCAGTTCATATCGCAGCACCAGTTAGACCACCAGGTGCATTTCATTGCAGCCCATGGGCATACTATATTCCATGTGCCGGCGCAGAAAATGACCGCCCAGCTGGGAGATGGCGCGGCCATAGCTGTTGTAACCGGTTTGCCTGTCATCAACGACCTGCGAGCCATGGACATTGCCCTGGGAGGAAAAGGAGCGCCTATCCTTCCTGTTGCCGAGCAGCTGTTGTTCCCTGATCATCGATACAGGATCAACCTGGGAGAGAATGCAACAATGGCCGTACAGAAAGAAGGGCAGCTCCTGGCATTTGATATCTGTCCCTGCAACTATGTACTGGATACACTGGCAGAAACACTGGGCCGCAGCTATGACGATGAAGGAAAACTGGCGGCAGGTGGTGTAACAGATCAACCATTGCTGCACGCACTGAATGAGCTTGCGTTTTATAATGAAAATTATCCAAGAACACTTGCCTCAAAATTCGGCACTGGTGTAGTAATGCCGATCATTCAGCAACACCAGTTGTCAACGCAGGGGAAACTGAACACCTACACGCATCATATTGCTGCGCAGATAGAGAAAGTGATAAAAGACTTCCAGTCACAGGCAGGAGAGGAGGTGTCAAATAGTTTATTGCTTACCGGCGGAGGTACAGCAAATATCTACCTGGTAAAAGCGATCGGGGAAGCATTACAGCCATTGAATATTACCGTGACAGTGCAACAGGAACCTTTCCGTAATGCATTAATGATCGCGTTACTGGGCGCTTTACGCTGGAGGCAGGAACCTAATGCTTTAGCTGCTGTTACAGGCGCTGAAAGAGACAGTGTGGGCGGTGCGCTTTGGGCTGTGTAA